One Deinococcus sp. LM3 genomic region harbors:
- the ftsA gene encoding cell division protein FtsA: MKDNTIIVGLDIGTTKITTVIGEVAEGGTVDIIGEGTVHSEGMKRGSVVNLERATQAIRQSIQTAERVSGVKVESVFVSVAGNHAKAITSHGLAAIRRNQEIVQSDVNRAIENARAVPLDPNLEIIHTLPQEYVVDGQEGIKNPVGMHGVRLEVDVHIVAGTAGPLLNLRRCVQEAGLHVEGFALHALASGLATLEAAEQGQTVVVVDMGGGTTDVAVFKRGNLAHSACIPIGGEHVTADLAQILKIPMEEAENVKRRYGAALPELADQDLTLEITTSSGSTHAITAFELSRIIKPRMSEIFGMIRDEIDQTLGPVELVAQGVILTGGAALLRGTPELARDRFRLPVRVGRPRGIGGLTDIVAAPGFAAGVGLVLYGIGEDGRVPASIYTSHDEPRPAQPVAETPAAADLPAPAPAVPTAAKPETKPAQGLGDRIRGWFKDWM, translated from the coding sequence ATGAAAGACAACACCATTATTGTGGGCCTGGACATCGGCACCACGAAAATCACGACCGTCATCGGCGAGGTCGCCGAGGGCGGCACCGTCGACATCATCGGCGAGGGCACGGTCCACAGCGAGGGCATGAAACGCGGCAGCGTCGTGAACCTCGAACGGGCCACCCAGGCCATCCGTCAGTCCATCCAGACCGCCGAACGCGTCAGCGGCGTGAAGGTCGAGAGCGTGTTCGTCAGCGTCGCCGGCAACCACGCCAAGGCCATCACCAGCCACGGTCTGGCCGCCATCCGCCGCAACCAGGAGATCGTGCAGAGCGACGTGAACCGCGCCATCGAGAACGCGCGCGCCGTGCCGCTCGACCCGAACCTGGAAATCATCCACACCCTCCCGCAGGAATACGTCGTGGACGGCCAGGAAGGCATCAAGAACCCGGTCGGCATGCACGGCGTCCGCCTGGAAGTCGACGTGCACATCGTCGCCGGGACCGCCGGACCGCTGCTGAACCTGCGCCGCTGCGTGCAGGAGGCCGGACTGCACGTCGAGGGCTTCGCGCTGCACGCCCTGGCCAGCGGCCTCGCCACCCTGGAAGCCGCCGAGCAGGGCCAGACGGTCGTCGTGGTCGACATGGGCGGCGGCACCACCGACGTGGCCGTGTTCAAACGCGGCAACCTCGCGCACTCCGCCTGCATTCCCATCGGCGGCGAGCACGTCACGGCCGACCTCGCGCAGATCCTCAAGATTCCCATGGAGGAAGCCGAGAACGTCAAGCGGCGCTACGGCGCGGCCCTGCCGGAACTCGCGGATCAGGACCTGACGCTGGAGATCACCACGTCGTCCGGCAGCACGCACGCCATCACGGCCTTCGAACTGTCGCGCATCATCAAGCCGCGCATGTCCGAGATCTTCGGCATGATCCGCGACGAGATCGACCAGACGCTCGGCCCGGTCGAACTGGTCGCGCAGGGCGTGATCCTGACCGGCGGCGCGGCCCTGCTGCGCGGCACGCCGGAACTCGCCCGCGACCGCTTCCGCCTGCCGGTGCGGGTGGGCCGCCCGCGCGGCATCGGCGGCCTGACCGACATCGTCGCCGCGCCCGGCTTCGCCGCCGGGGTGGGGCTGGTGCTGTACGGCATCGGCGAGGACGGCCGCGTTCCGGCGTCCATCTACACCTCGCACGACGAGCCGCGCCCGGCCCAGCCCGTCGCGGAGACGCCCGCAGCGGCCGACCTGCCGGCGCCCGCGCCCGCCGTGCCGACCGCCGCGAAACCCGAAACGAAACCCGCGCAGGGACTGGGCGACCGGATTCGCGGGTGGTTCAAAGACTGGATGTAA
- a CDS encoding lipid-A-disaccharide synthase-related protein, translated as MTIAQNDRSSPPPGVLFISNGTAEDLIGAALAARLRGRVGVGYAPLVGEGQAYARAGAVKVGRTLRLPSGGFPFGSAANLRADLRAGLISESLGQWADACRGARAARVVVVVGDAYALMVGTLAARRAGARLVHVQPLLSAQYLEGLGVRGALAELNALGANRPMEYELVLARRADAVFVRDAATARYYAARGVRATFAGSFAMDVLSAPERPLPLDGRPVLALLPGSREDHRESLPLMLRAAARLPGWQALVAWPHDWDALTLPDGWTLAVQGPEQAEVTDGQTRVTVLRRVFGAVAHAATVAVGTSGTANEQLAGLGVPVVAFPTDGPQFTAGFARRQARLLGRALMIVAPDPEAVAQAVTRAAQPPVQARAALDGLTRIGPAGALPRVAARILELSGVDQS; from the coding sequence GTGACGATTGCGCAGAACGACCGCTCTTCTCCCCCGCCCGGCGTGCTGTTCATCTCGAACGGCACGGCCGAGGACCTGATCGGGGCGGCGCTGGCGGCCCGGCTGCGGGGCCGGGTCGGCGTGGGGTACGCGCCGCTGGTGGGTGAGGGGCAGGCGTACGCGCGGGCCGGGGCGGTCAAGGTGGGGCGCACGCTGCGGCTGCCCAGCGGGGGGTTCCCGTTCGGGAGCGCCGCGAACCTGCGCGCGGACCTGCGGGCCGGACTGATCAGCGAGTCGCTGGGGCAGTGGGCGGACGCCTGCCGGGGAGCGCGGGCGGCGCGGGTGGTTGTGGTGGTCGGGGACGCCTACGCGCTGATGGTCGGGACGCTGGCGGCGCGGCGGGCGGGCGCGCGGCTGGTGCATGTGCAGCCGCTGCTGAGCGCGCAGTACCTGGAGGGGCTGGGCGTGCGGGGCGCGCTGGCGGAACTGAACGCGCTGGGCGCGAACCGCCCGATGGAGTACGAGCTGGTCCTGGCCCGCCGCGCGGACGCCGTGTTCGTCCGGGACGCCGCAACGGCGCGGTACTACGCGGCGCGGGGTGTGCGGGCCACCTTCGCCGGAAGTTTCGCCATGGACGTGCTGAGCGCCCCGGAACGCCCGCTACCGCTGGATGGGCGGCCCGTGCTGGCGCTGCTGCCAGGATCGCGGGAGGATCACCGCGAGAGCCTGCCGCTGATGCTGCGCGCCGCCGCGCGGTTGCCCGGCTGGCAGGCGCTGGTGGCGTGGCCGCACGACTGGGACGCCCTGACCCTCCCGGACGGGTGGACGCTGGCGGTCCAGGGACCCGAGCAGGCAGAAGTCACGGACGGGCAGACGCGCGTGACGGTCCTGCGGCGGGTCTTCGGAGCGGTGGCGCACGCGGCGACTGTGGCCGTAGGAACGTCCGGTACGGCGAACGAGCAACTGGCGGGACTGGGCGTGCCGGTCGTGGCGTTCCCGACGGACGGGCCGCAGTTCACGGCCGGATTCGCGCGGCGGCAGGCACGGCTGCTGGGACGCGCCCTGATGATCGTGGCGCCGGACCCTGAGGCCGTGGCGCAGGCGGTCACGCGGGCCGCGCAGCCGCCCGTGCAGGCCCGCGCCGCGCTGGACGGCCTGACCCGCATCGGCCCAGCGGGGGCGCTGCCGCGCGTGGCAGCCCGCATCCTGGAACTGAGCGGAGTGGATCAGTCCTGA
- the murC gene encoding UDP-N-acetylmuramate--L-alanine ligase: MGVGGIGMSAFARLLSAAGHRVSGCDESVTELTAQLQAEGIPVATGHAAAHVLDAPFGPVDVLVASEAVPKDHPELVAAHASGTLVRPRMALLGDLLRAGPSVGVIGTHGKTTTTSMIAVAMQGAGLDPSAFVGGIVPEFGSNARVGAGPFVAEVDESDRAFAELGCGTAVFTNAEDDHVGGNQATYWETVEEQHAGFARFVAQSGRVLLCADWPGLDELVTGAPERLSYGQAGGADYRAVNLRPDEDGTSFTVSFRGEVLGEARVGLPGTHNVLNALAALAVTHLHGGDFARAALALGAFRGPGRRWQRIGELNGALIVDDYAHNATKVAAAVQAARQTGRRVRIVFQPHRFLRTQQSWPRLADALMDADEVLLMDIAAASEAPIEGIHATLISGRMLDNGHAGVTYLPDRHEILRVLRASAAPGDIIVTMGAGDVWKLSRELAGGTA; this comes from the coding sequence ATGGGCGTGGGCGGCATCGGCATGAGCGCCTTCGCGCGGCTGCTGTCGGCGGCCGGGCACCGCGTGAGCGGCTGCGACGAGTCCGTGACCGAGCTGACGGCGCAGCTTCAGGCCGAGGGGATTCCCGTGGCGACCGGGCACGCGGCGGCGCACGTGCTGGACGCGCCGTTCGGGCCGGTGGACGTGCTGGTGGCGTCGGAAGCGGTTCCGAAAGATCATCCGGAACTCGTGGCGGCGCACGCCTCGGGCACGCTGGTGCGGCCGCGCATGGCGCTGCTGGGCGACCTGCTGCGCGCCGGCCCCAGCGTGGGCGTGATCGGCACGCACGGCAAGACGACCACGACCAGCATGATCGCCGTGGCGATGCAGGGCGCGGGGCTGGACCCGTCCGCGTTCGTGGGCGGGATCGTCCCGGAGTTCGGTAGTAACGCCCGCGTGGGTGCCGGGCCGTTCGTGGCCGAGGTGGACGAGTCCGACCGGGCCTTCGCGGAACTGGGCTGCGGGACGGCCGTGTTCACGAACGCCGAGGACGATCACGTGGGCGGCAATCAGGCCACGTACTGGGAGACGGTCGAGGAGCAGCACGCGGGCTTCGCGCGGTTCGTGGCGCAGTCCGGACGGGTGCTGCTGTGTGCCGACTGGCCGGGGCTGGATGAACTGGTGACAGGCGCGCCCGAACGCCTCAGTTACGGGCAGGCCGGGGGCGCCGACTACCGAGCCGTGAACCTGCGCCCGGACGAGGACGGCACGTCATTCACGGTGTCGTTCCGGGGCGAGGTGCTGGGCGAGGCGCGCGTGGGACTGCCCGGCACGCACAACGTGCTGAATGCCCTGGCGGCGCTGGCGGTCACGCACCTGCACGGCGGGGATTTTGCGCGGGCGGCCCTGGCGCTGGGGGCGTTCCGGGGGCCGGGGCGGCGCTGGCAGCGGATCGGGGAACTGAACGGCGCGCTGATCGTGGACGATTACGCGCACAACGCCACGAAGGTCGCGGCGGCCGTGCAGGCGGCCCGGCAGACCGGGCGGCGCGTGCGGATCGTGTTCCAGCCGCACCGTTTCCTGCGGACGCAGCAGTCCTGGCCCCGGCTGGCCGACGCGCTGATGGACGCCGACGAGGTGCTGCTGATGGACATCGCGGCGGCCAGTGAGGCGCCCATCGAGGGCATCCACGCGACCCTGATCTCGGGGCGCATGCTGGACAACGGCCACGCGGGCGTCACGTACCTGCCGGACCGCCACGAGATTCTGCGGGTACTGCGGGCCTCGGCCGCGCCGGGGGACATCATCGTGACCATGGGTGCCGGGGACGTGTGGAAACTGTCGCGTGAACTGGCCGGGGGGACGGCGTGA
- the murG gene encoding undecaprenyldiphospho-muramoylpentapeptide beta-N-acetylglucosaminyltransferase, whose protein sequence is MSLVVMATGGTGGHIYPAVATARELMARGHETLLLGQRGGMEERVAAEQGLAFHGVDAGKLARSGQGRPDPRELLRAGQGVAQARSFLARTRPGAVVGYGGFASLPGVLAAQSLGLPTVLHEQNARLGLTQRLAVRGARAVGTAYERVIGLDPKRASLVGMPVRETRMPRAEALERLGLQDGPLTIFVMGGSQGSLFLNNAVPDTLRHLLGGEGLLSAPASAGGLSVDLDFTGSRAGGGVQVLHSTGPRWLADVARGVKDLEWYEAVGFVDAVAAWSVADLAITRAGTSTLAEAAFHGVPLIMVPLPESAENHQFHNAVAVQQAGAGRVVEQKDVPGTLGQAVLECAAAGPRASMREAALGRSQVGAAGRFADLIERHLR, encoded by the coding sequence ATGAGTCTGGTTGTGATGGCGACAGGTGGCACGGGTGGGCACATCTACCCGGCGGTGGCGACGGCGCGTGAGTTGATGGCGCGCGGGCACGAGACGCTGCTGCTGGGGCAGCGGGGCGGCATGGAGGAGCGCGTGGCGGCCGAGCAGGGCCTCGCGTTTCACGGGGTGGACGCCGGGAAACTGGCGCGCAGCGGGCAGGGCCGCCCGGACCCGCGTGAGCTGCTGCGGGCCGGGCAGGGCGTGGCGCAGGCGCGGTCGTTCCTGGCGCGCACGCGGCCCGGCGCGGTCGTCGGGTACGGGGGCTTCGCGAGCCTGCCGGGCGTGCTGGCCGCGCAGAGCCTGGGCCTGCCGACGGTGCTGCACGAGCAGAACGCGCGACTGGGCCTGACGCAGCGGCTGGCGGTGCGGGGCGCGCGGGCCGTCGGCACAGCGTACGAGCGGGTGATCGGACTGGACCCGAAGCGGGCGTCCCTGGTGGGCATGCCCGTCCGCGAGACGCGGATGCCGCGTGCCGAGGCGCTGGAACGCCTGGGATTGCAGGACGGCCCGCTGACGATCTTCGTGATGGGCGGGTCGCAGGGGTCGCTGTTCCTGAACAACGCCGTGCCGGACACGCTGCGGCACCTGCTGGGCGGCGAGGGGCTGCTGTCCGCGCCGGCCAGTGCCGGTGGCCTGAGCGTGGACCTGGATTTCACGGGATCGCGGGCGGGCGGGGGCGTGCAGGTGCTGCACTCGACCGGGCCGCGCTGGCTGGCGGACGTGGCGCGCGGCGTGAAGGACCTCGAGTGGTACGAGGCCGTGGGCTTCGTGGACGCGGTCGCGGCGTGGTCGGTGGCGGACCTGGCGATCACGCGGGCCGGGACGAGCACCCTGGCGGAGGCGGCGTTCCACGGGGTGCCGCTGATCATGGTGCCGCTGCCCGAATCGGCCGAGAACCACCAGTTCCACAATGCCGTGGCGGTGCAGCAGGCCGGGGCGGGGCGCGTGGTGGAGCAGAAGGACGTTCCCGGAACGCTGGGGCAGGCGGTGTTAGAGTGTGCGGCAGCGGGTCCGCGCGCCTCGATGCGTGAGGCGGCCCTCGGGCGCTCCCAGGTGGGCGCGGCGGGGCGGTTCGCGGATCTGATCGAACGGCACCTGCGTTAG
- the ftsZ gene encoding cell division protein FtsZ, with protein sequence MQAARIRVIGLGGAGNNAVNRMIESGLEGVEFIAGNTDAQVLAKSHAEIRIQLGDRLTRGLGAGADPEVGEKAALEDRERIKEYLEGTDMLFITAGMGGGTGTGSAPVVAEIAREMGILTVAIVTRPFKFEGPKRLRVAEEGISKLAARVDGMIVVNNEKLLTAVDKKVSFREAFLIADRVLYYGVKGISDVINVEGMINLDFADVRNLLAGSGTVLMGIGAGRGEKVAEEAAMSAIHSPLLERGIEGARRILVNVTGSYDLSMTDANEIVEKIREATGFDEPDILFGITPDEAAGDEVRVTVIATGFNEVPGAVAGSLRASVIDTMVKPVRGSNYDPKDYDIPAFLRNVDL encoded by the coding sequence ATGCAAGCGGCCAGAATTCGCGTGATTGGCTTGGGCGGGGCGGGCAACAACGCCGTCAACCGCATGATTGAATCCGGACTCGAAGGTGTCGAGTTCATCGCCGGAAATACGGACGCCCAGGTGCTGGCCAAGAGCCACGCCGAGATCCGCATTCAACTCGGAGACCGCCTCACCCGCGGTCTGGGTGCCGGGGCAGACCCCGAGGTCGGCGAGAAGGCCGCCCTCGAGGACCGCGAACGCATCAAGGAGTACCTCGAAGGCACCGACATGCTGTTCATCACGGCCGGCATGGGCGGCGGCACCGGCACCGGCAGCGCGCCGGTCGTCGCCGAGATCGCCCGCGAGATGGGCATCCTGACGGTCGCCATCGTCACGCGGCCCTTCAAGTTCGAGGGCCCCAAACGCCTGCGCGTGGCCGAGGAAGGCATCAGCAAACTCGCGGCCCGCGTGGACGGCATGATCGTCGTGAACAACGAGAAACTGCTGACCGCCGTGGACAAGAAAGTCTCGTTCCGCGAGGCGTTCCTGATCGCCGACCGCGTGCTGTACTACGGCGTCAAGGGCATCAGCGACGTCATCAACGTCGAGGGCATGATCAACCTCGACTTCGCGGACGTCCGCAACCTGCTGGCCGGCAGCGGCACCGTCCTGATGGGCATCGGCGCGGGCCGCGGCGAGAAGGTCGCCGAGGAAGCCGCCATGAGCGCCATCCACTCGCCGCTGCTGGAGCGCGGTATCGAGGGCGCGCGGCGCATCCTCGTGAACGTCACCGGCAGCTACGACCTGTCCATGACCGACGCGAACGAGATCGTCGAGAAGATCCGCGAGGCCACCGGCTTCGACGAACCCGACATCCTGTTCGGCATCACCCCCGACGAGGCCGCCGGCGACGAGGTGCGCGTCACCGTGATCGCCACCGGCTTCAACGAGGTGCCGGGCGCCGTGGCCGGCAGCCTGCGCGCCAGCGTGATCGACACCATGGTCAAACCCGTGCGCGGCAGCAACTACGACCCCAAGGACTACGACATTCCCGCCTTCCTGCGGAACGTCGACCTGTAA
- a CDS encoding FtsQ-type POTRA domain-containing protein yields MTDGSGGAGRRNRRVTPDAAPTGAPQAPPVNLTFDPPGQDAPPTEAAPRARRGLQLPRRRAAPTVADAPDGTVPPAPLTVQPPAAVVPDPGGEVTPEGPARRGRLRAWRGWRPLLAAALVAGAGVGAWFALPVRTVQVGGNARLSEARVQELAGLREGFGWLYYGAWRARGLLDSPWVASARVVRVFPDTVRVEVTERMPRVRLARPDGSVVVAAADGTVLPGAALSGSLPLVSGWGPDRLPDVLRVLGALSGYNVQSVVFTPTGLSVKLPSGSVWSGDLQALLKYAGSISMYPNSDISIYPWGVSVQE; encoded by the coding sequence GTGACGGACGGTTCAGGAGGCGCGGGTCGCCGCAACCGGCGGGTCACCCCGGACGCCGCCCCGACCGGCGCGCCGCAGGCCCCTCCGGTCAACCTGACCTTCGATCCGCCCGGCCAGGACGCGCCGCCGACCGAGGCCGCGCCGCGCGCCCGCCGGGGACTGCAGCTGCCCCGGCGCCGCGCCGCCCCGACCGTCGCGGACGCACCGGACGGCACGGTTCCGCCCGCCCCGCTGACCGTTCAGCCTCCCGCTGCGGTTGTCCCGGACCCGGGCGGCGAGGTCACGCCGGAGGGTCCGGCGCGGCGTGGGCGACTCCGGGCGTGGCGGGGATGGCGTCCGCTGCTGGCGGCCGCGCTGGTCGCCGGGGCCGGGGTGGGCGCGTGGTTCGCGTTGCCGGTCCGGACGGTGCAGGTCGGGGGCAACGCGCGGCTGTCGGAGGCGCGGGTGCAGGAACTCGCGGGGCTTCGGGAGGGGTTCGGGTGGCTGTACTACGGGGCGTGGCGGGCGCGTGGGCTGCTGGACAGTCCGTGGGTGGCGTCGGCCCGCGTGGTGCGGGTGTTCCCGGACACGGTGCGGGTCGAGGTGACCGAGCGGATGCCGCGCGTGCGTCTGGCACGGCCCGACGGGTCGGTGGTGGTCGCGGCGGCGGACGGGACGGTGCTGCCCGGCGCGGCCCTCTCCGGGTCGCTGCCGCTGGTCAGCGGGTGGGGGCCGGACCGCCTGCCGGATGTGCTGCGCGTGCTGGGCGCGCTGTCCGGCTACAATGTGCAGTCGGTCGTGTTCACGCCGACCGGCCTGAGCGTGAAATTGCCTTCCGGGTCGGTCTGGAGTGGCGACTTGCAGGCCCTACTGAAGTATGCTGGGAGCATCAGCATGTATCCGAATAGCGACATTTCCATCTACCCCTGGGGGGTGAGCGTCCAGGAATGA
- a CDS encoding AIM24 family protein: MTDMNPGSDGTYSLRDFLAQTAERDNPGDVFELESSKMLEVKVNGRIWSKLGAMVAYKGNLTFKREGTLEGGLMKALKRAVSQEMSPLAKIEGRGVAYLADQGKEVQILRLAGDSLNVNGNDLLAFEDSVQYDITMQRRIAGMAAGGLFSVKVQGQGLVAILSHGKPLTLRVTPNEPIFTDPNATIAWSGNLQPQLRMDSSLRSMIGRGGGETYQMVFQGDGFVVVQPYEEFEHGMGGDSSSGGKSLGDLFD; this comes from the coding sequence ATGACAGACATGAACCCCGGCAGTGACGGCACGTACAGCCTCCGCGACTTCCTGGCGCAGACCGCCGAGCGGGACAATCCCGGCGACGTGTTCGAGCTGGAAAGCAGCAAGATGCTGGAAGTGAAGGTGAACGGGCGCATCTGGAGCAAGCTGGGCGCCATGGTCGCCTACAAGGGCAACCTGACCTTCAAGCGCGAGGGCACCCTGGAAGGCGGCCTGATGAAGGCCCTAAAGCGGGCCGTGTCGCAGGAGATGAGTCCGCTGGCGAAGATCGAGGGGCGCGGCGTGGCGTACCTGGCGGACCAGGGCAAGGAAGTGCAGATCCTGCGGCTGGCGGGCGACAGCCTGAACGTGAACGGCAACGACCTGCTGGCCTTCGAGGACAGCGTGCAGTATGACATCACCATGCAGCGCCGCATTGCGGGCATGGCGGCCGGGGGGCTGTTCAGCGTGAAGGTGCAGGGGCAGGGACTGGTCGCCATCCTGAGCCACGGCAAGCCGCTGACGCTGCGGGTCACGCCGAACGAACCGATCTTCACGGACCCGAACGCCACCATTGCCTGGAGCGGGAACCTGCAACCGCAGCTGCGGATGGATTCCAGCCTGCGTTCCATGATCGGCCGGGGCGGCGGCGAGACGTACCAGATGGTCTTCCAGGGAGACGGCTTCGTGGTCGTGCAGCCGTACGAGGAGTTCGAGCACGGCATGGGCGGCGACAGCAGCAGCGGCGGCAAGAGCCTGGGCGACCTGTTCGACTGA
- a CDS encoding UDP-N-acetylmuramate dehydrogenase, translating to MSAAPVSRTGARVERLPLARFTTLGVGGESEVWFVSDHAQLAEAMEQPYRILGGGSNLVIADEGVPERVIRLSGPLAERDLEPDPHLSSAEEIVTGWVGGGVPLPGLIRQLQKLGLSGLEGTVGIPAQVGGAVWMNAGTRYGEMFDGLHTIEIVTPQGTRQVTPDDLNWGYRDSGIPRNHVVSRVRLRLRRSTPEAVLEKMDFADNARKGQPKMKTPGCAFKNPGGVSAGRLIDEAGLKGTRVGNALIAPEHANFIVNLGGATAADVHALLSVIRERVPVPMELEYELWPEQLPEPNRSAAPQDGTAL from the coding sequence GTGAGCGCCGCGCCGGTCAGCCGCACGGGCGCGCGCGTGGAGCGGTTGCCGCTGGCGCGCTTCACGACGCTGGGCGTGGGCGGCGAATCCGAGGTGTGGTTCGTGTCCGACCACGCACAACTGGCCGAGGCGATGGAACAGCCGTACCGCATCCTGGGCGGCGGCAGCAACCTCGTGATCGCCGATGAGGGCGTACCGGAGCGCGTGATCCGCCTGAGTGGCCCGCTGGCCGAACGGGACCTGGAGCCGGACCCGCACCTGAGCAGCGCCGAGGAGATCGTGACCGGCTGGGTGGGCGGCGGCGTGCCCCTGCCTGGCCTGATCCGGCAGCTTCAGAAGCTGGGCCTGAGTGGCCTGGAAGGCACGGTCGGGATTCCCGCGCAGGTGGGCGGAGCGGTGTGGATGAACGCCGGCACCCGCTACGGCGAGATGTTCGACGGCCTGCACACCATCGAGATCGTGACGCCGCAGGGCACGCGGCAGGTCACGCCGGACGACCTGAACTGGGGTTACCGGGACAGCGGCATTCCGCGTAACCACGTGGTGTCGCGCGTGCGGCTGCGGCTGCGGCGCAGTACCCCGGAAGCGGTGCTGGAGAAGATGGACTTCGCGGACAACGCCCGCAAGGGCCAGCCGAAGATGAAGACGCCGGGCTGCGCGTTCAAGAATCCGGGCGGCGTGAGTGCCGGGCGGCTGATCGACGAGGCCGGTCTGAAGGGCACGCGGGTCGGGAACGCCCTGATCGCGCCGGAGCACGCGAACTTCATCGTGAACCTGGGCGGCGCGACGGCGGCCGACGTGCACGCGCTGCTCAGCGTGATCCGCGAGCGGGTGCCGGTGCCGATGGAACTCGAGTACGAACTCTGGCCCGAGCAGCTGCCCGAGCCGAACCGGTCCGCCGCGCCCCAGGACGGCACGGCGCTGTGA